One genomic segment of Roseovarius carneus includes these proteins:
- a CDS encoding adenylyltransferase/cytidyltransferase family protein, with protein MRRKRATVLTYGTFDLFHSGHVRLLARLAKLGNRLIVGCSTDAFNATKGKTCIMPFEARAEILAACRYVDEVFPEERWDQKRGDVQRFSADIFAMGSDWTGKFDDLSDLCRVVYLPRTENISTTEIKKLVLAAGVSPPGAIGAATAA; from the coding sequence ATGAGACGCAAGCGCGCAACTGTTTTAACCTATGGTACCTTTGATCTGTTTCACTCTGGCCATGTGCGTCTGCTTGCGCGTCTGGCCAAGCTTGGTAACCGCTTGATTGTAGGCTGTTCCACTGATGCGTTTAACGCGACCAAGGGCAAGACTTGCATCATGCCATTCGAGGCGCGTGCCGAAATCCTCGCCGCGTGCCGCTATGTTGACGAGGTTTTTCCGGAGGAGAGGTGGGACCAAAAGCGCGGCGACGTGCAGAGGTTCAGTGCTGATATTTTTGCCATGGGCAGCGATTGGACGGGCAAATTCGATGACCTGTCGGATCTCTGCCGGGTGGTCTATCTGCCGCGCACGGAAAATATATCCACAACCGAGATCAAAAAGCTGGTCCTCGCTGCCGGTGTTTCCCCACCTGGCGCGATCGGGGCGGCGACGGCTGCCTGA
- a CDS encoding LicD family protein has product MTDLEAVKMQDVLSETRPTGPRVADIHAIAAAQLESADADFSPFEYMKQLDALAETPRSLTELEARIMLQFVGRIRPARTRIFMNSLRKLRIAAGEREMFDAFEARLKRAAGAQTLLGHDFLPDTFDARDHSLVWDEVIAAVRALDALGGEVFLNSGTLLGVVRDGKLIDHDDDVDLAIMLNARTEREAGRMWRVLRMQMQEAGLLDLSDAKPMAQVQLKTGAGVSVDVFPAWTYQGRVYVYPHTYGELSVEDVFPLALCPHSNLPIPAAPEKMLAVNYGHDWRDPNPYFHFPWKQKKRQFARFLRASGMAEI; this is encoded by the coding sequence ATGACAGATCTTGAGGCAGTGAAAATGCAGGATGTCCTATCTGAGACTCGGCCCACAGGGCCGAGGGTGGCAGATATTCATGCGATTGCGGCGGCTCAACTGGAGTCCGCAGACGCGGATTTCAGCCCGTTTGAATATATGAAACAACTGGATGCCTTGGCCGAGACGCCGCGCAGTCTGACCGAGCTTGAGGCGCGGATTATGCTTCAGTTTGTGGGTCGTATCCGCCCTGCTCGCACGCGCATTTTCATGAACTCCTTGCGAAAGCTGCGCATTGCCGCCGGTGAGCGGGAGATGTTTGACGCGTTTGAAGCGCGTCTCAAACGTGCCGCTGGGGCGCAGACGCTTCTGGGTCATGATTTCCTGCCCGACACGTTTGATGCGCGCGACCACAGCCTTGTCTGGGACGAAGTGATTGCCGCAGTTCGGGCGCTGGATGCATTGGGGGGAGAGGTATTTCTCAATTCGGGCACCCTTTTGGGAGTGGTGCGCGACGGTAAGCTGATTGATCACGATGATGACGTGGATCTGGCGATCATGCTCAACGCGCGCACAGAGCGTGAGGCTGGGCGCATGTGGCGTGTCTTGCGGATGCAGATGCAGGAGGCGGGTTTGCTTGATCTGAGTGATGCAAAGCCGATGGCGCAGGTGCAGCTTAAGACCGGGGCCGGTGTGTCCGTTGACGTGTTCCCGGCGTGGACCTATCAGGGTCGCGTTTATGTGTATCCGCACACCTATGGTGAGCTGAGCGTTGAAGATGTGTTTCCCTTGGCCCTCTGCCCACATTCGAACCTGCCCATCCCGGCTGCGCCCGAGAAGATGCTGGCGGTGAATTACGGCCATGACTGGCGCGATCCGAACCCTTATTTCCATTTCCCCTGGAAGCAGAAGAAACGCCAGTTTGCCCGCTTTTTGCGCGCATCCGGCATGGCGGAGATTTGA
- the rplJ gene encoding 50S ribosomal protein L10 — translation MDRAQKEKLVDELGQIFESSGVVVVAHYAGITVAEMQDLRARARAADASVRVAKNRLAKIALEGKPCASIAEYLTGMTVLTYSEDPVAAAKVSEDFAKVNKKYEILGGAMGESALDRAGVEAVSKMPSREELIASIVGCLGAPASNIAGAIGAPASNIASILSTIEEKAEAA, via the coding sequence GTGGATAGAGCCCAGAAAGAGAAATTGGTCGACGAACTCGGCCAAATCTTCGAAAGCTCTGGCGTCGTAGTGGTTGCCCACTATGCCGGGATTACAGTTGCGGAAATGCAGGATCTTCGGGCGCGCGCACGTGCGGCCGATGCCTCGGTTCGTGTTGCCAAAAACAGGCTCGCTAAGATTGCTCTTGAGGGCAAGCCATGTGCAAGCATCGCTGAATACCTCACGGGCATGACCGTTCTGACCTATTCTGAAGACCCTGTGGCAGCCGCCAAAGTGTCCGAGGATTTCGCCAAGGTTAACAAAAAATATGAGATCCTTGGCGGGGCAATGGGTGAGAGCGCTCTGGACCGGGCTGGTGTCGAAGCTGTGTCGAAAATGCCTTCGCGCGAGGAGCTTATTGCTTCCATCGTGGGTTGTCTCGGCGCACCTGCTTCGAACATTGCCGGTGCAATTGGCGCACCTGCTTCGAACATCGCGAGCATCCTTTCGACCATCGAAGAGAAGGCCGAAGCGGCATAA
- the secE gene encoding preprotein translocase subunit SecE, translated as MARTNPVQFIQQVRSEVSKVVWPQRREVLLTTVMVLIMATLTAIFFAIVDLSIRTGLQAILGNF; from the coding sequence ATGGCACGCACCAACCCCGTTCAGTTTATTCAGCAGGTCCGCTCGGAGGTCAGCAAGGTCGTCTGGCCCCAGCGCCGCGAGGTGCTTTTGACCACGGTCATGGTGTTGATCATGGCCACGCTGACGGCGATTTTCTTCGCGATTGTGGATCTTAGCATCCGCACAGGCCTTCAGGCTATTTTGGGCAACTTCTGA
- the nusG gene encoding transcription termination/antitermination protein NusG gives MAKRWYSVSVLSNFEKKIAEQIRQSVIESGLEDDIEEVMVPTEEVIEIRRGKKVTAERRFMPGYVLVRMEMSDQGYHLINSINRVTGFLGPQGRPMPMRDSEVQTILGRVAEGEEAPRTLIHFEVGEKVKVNDGPFEDFDGMVEEVDDDNQRLKVAVSIFGRETPVELEFTQVTKQS, from the coding sequence ATGGCGAAGCGGTGGTATTCGGTCAGCGTGCTCTCGAATTTCGAGAAGAAGATCGCAGAGCAGATCCGGCAATCCGTGATCGAGAGCGGTCTTGAGGACGACATCGAAGAGGTGATGGTCCCGACAGAAGAAGTGATCGAGATTCGGCGCGGCAAAAAAGTGACAGCGGAGCGGCGGTTCATGCCCGGCTACGTTCTCGTGCGGATGGAAATGTCCGATCAGGGCTATCACCTGATTAATTCCATCAACCGTGTCACCGGCTTTTTGGGCCCTCAGGGACGCCCGATGCCGATGCGCGACTCCGAAGTGCAGACAATCCTTGGCCGTGTGGCAGAGGGTGAAGAAGCGCCGCGCACGCTTATCCACTTTGAAGTGGGTGAGAAGGTCAAGGTCAACGACGGCCCGTTCGAAGATTTCGACGGGATGGTCGAGGAAGTCGACGACGACAACCAGCGCCTCAAGGTGGCGGTGTCGATCTTTGGCCGGGAAACCCCGGTCGAGCTGGAATTCACGCAGGTCACCAAGCAGAGCTGA
- the rplA gene encoding 50S ribosomal protein L1, with protein sequence MAKLGKRARSAREAFDGKSNLSVEEAVALVKNNAKAKFDETIEVAVNLGVDPRHADQMVRGVIGLPHGTGKTMRVAVFARGAKAEEAEAAGADIVGAEDLMEIVQGGKIDFDRCIATPDMMPVVGRLGKVLGPRNLMPNPKVGTVTMDVADAVKAAKGGEVQFKAEKAGVVHAGVGKASFGEAQLVENVRAFITAVAKAKPAGSKGAYMKRISLTSTMGPGVTISVGEAVSE encoded by the coding sequence ATGGCAAAACTTGGAAAACGGGCGCGTTCGGCGCGTGAAGCATTCGACGGCAAGAGCAATCTGTCGGTTGAAGAGGCTGTGGCACTGGTCAAGAACAACGCCAAGGCGAAGTTCGACGAGACTATCGAAGTGGCTGTCAATCTGGGCGTCGATCCACGCCACGCAGACCAGATGGTCCGCGGTGTGATCGGTCTACCCCACGGTACCGGTAAGACAATGCGCGTCGCCGTGTTTGCCCGTGGCGCGAAGGCTGAAGAAGCCGAAGCGGCTGGCGCGGACATTGTTGGGGCCGAGGACCTGATGGAAATCGTCCAAGGCGGCAAGATCGATTTTGATCGCTGCATCGCGACGCCTGACATGATGCCCGTTGTGGGCCGTTTGGGCAAAGTGCTTGGCCCACGCAACCTGATGCCGAACCCCAAAGTGGGCACGGTGACCATGGATGTGGCCGATGCAGTGAAAGCGGCAAAGGGCGGCGAAGTGCAGTTCAAGGCCGAGAAGGCCGGTGTGGTTCACGCCGGTGTCGGCAAGGCCTCCTTCGGGGAAGCGCAGCTTGTCGAGAATGTGCGCGCCTTCATCACGGCTGTGGCCAAGGCCAAGCCTGCCGGGTCCAAAGGGGCCTATATGAAGCGAATTTCGCTGACCTCGACGATGGGTCCGGGCGTCACGATCAGCGTTGGCGAGGCCGTCAGCGAGTAA
- the rplK gene encoding 50S ribosomal protein L11: protein MAKKLVGSMKLQVPAGQANPSPPVGPALGQRGINIMEFCKAFNAKTQDMEQGAPCPTVITYYQDKSFEMEIKTPPASYYIKKAAKLKSGSKTPGRDVAGSVSVKQVREIAEAKWKDLNANDVEAAMKIIVGSARSMGIEVK from the coding sequence ATGGCCAAGAAACTCGTCGGCAGCATGAAATTGCAAGTGCCCGCCGGACAGGCAAACCCCTCGCCGCCCGTAGGCCCGGCGCTGGGTCAGCGCGGCATCAATATCATGGAATTCTGCAAGGCGTTCAACGCCAAGACGCAGGACATGGAGCAAGGTGCCCCTTGCCCGACCGTGATCACATATTATCAGGACAAATCCTTCGAGATGGAAATCAAGACGCCACCTGCGTCCTATTACATCAAGAAGGCAGCCAAGCTGAAATCCGGCTCCAAGACGCCAGGCCGCGATGTGGCAGGCTCGGTCTCTGTGAAGCAGGTGCGTGAAATCGCCGAAGCGAAGTGGAAAGACCTGAACGCAAACGACGTCGAAGCTGCGATGAAAATCATTGTCGGCAGCGCGCGCTCCATGGGCATCGAGGTGAAGTAA